Genomic segment of Gloeocapsa sp. PCC 7428:
GTCAATCACGGTCAAGTGATTGCGGTGATGGATCAAATTCGCCGAGTTCCTGGAGCAAGACTGGCGATCGCGGCGCAAAGACCTTAGTCGTAATAAGTTGCAGGAAAATTCCCTCTAAATTATTGACAAATAATCTCATTACGCTTAAAGTAGACCTAAGCAACAACTAATAATAGTGGGTTGATATTCAGTTAGGTGCATTCGGCTAAAAGTTGCCTATTCATTGCTCAGTTACGATGATGATTCGTAATTGTGTTTTGGCGGCAACTTAATTTTTTTACTCCACCACATAGCAAAACCTGTCACCATTAAAATTGTCGGCGAAAGTCCAACAAAAATATAAAAAAAGCGCGTCAGCCAACCGCCAAAAGTACCATAATGAACGAGAGTAAAGGCATTTAAAATAGCTTCAGCTAAAGGTAAAGCGCGCGAATCGCGGACTCGCAAAATTTCACCAGTATACTGGTCTAGATAAACTTCACTCCGACCATAACTTTTCTCATAGGGAAATTTTTTGCTAATTATAAAAGTCCCCTTAGGTGTACTTGGTAAATTGATATTTGTTGTCACCGCACCTGGTAGCGCTGCATCTGCTTTAAGTAAAACCTCATTGAGTGTGACAGGTAATGTTTGCGTAGTAGGCGGTGTAGAAGTTGGTTCCGCAAGTTGCGGAGTTTGAGTCATAACATAAATGATGGGTTCAGTGAATGCAGCGAAATTCCAACAAAAGCCTGTAAAAGCAATCATGGCTAAGAATAAAGCAGTAACAATCCCTACAACTTTATGAACATCAAAACTCACGCGTTGGGGATGGGCTTTCCATTTAATTTTGAAGCCATTAATCAGCTTTTTCCATCCTGACCACAAAATAATACCTGTAATGCAAAGAAGAAGTAGCAGGAAAGCAACGATTCCAACAACAGTTAAGCCTATATCACCTGCTAAGAGTTGGTAGTGCAAACGATAGACGACATCATAGAGTGAGTTTTCCCATTGGCGCGTACCTGAGATAACTCCTGTATAAGGATTAATGAAAACTTCTGTCCATTTGTCATCAACTGATGTCACCCATACTGCGTAAGGTGCATTAGCTGTAAGCGGTATACTCAACGAATGAAGGACAAGATTGCGATCGCGCAAAGCTGTGCTAACAGTTGTCAGTAATGTGGTTGGTGATATGAGTAATTGTTGCGGAACAACTTCTCCAAATTGACTGCGAACTAAAACGCGATCGATTTCCTGGCGAAAGACCAAGAAACTACCCGTTAGCCCCACAATTACGATAATTAATCCTACAAATAAACCAATATAGCGATGGAGTTGAAATACAAAATTACGTATTCTTTTGACTTTCATAGGCTGATTTTGCATCAAAAATAGACTTCATTAAAACTCGTGCAGAAAATAGGCTTGACGCAGCAGAAGTGACTTTCCATTGGTTTAAGTAAGGAGCTAAACTAGGAATTTTTCTTTTATAGCTCTCGTCAATAGAGTTAGGACATTGTACAAGCTCGTAGTAGAGGGAAGTATAACCCTGATCCCTGCTATCAGCCTATTGATAATTTTTATCATATCTGGCAAAATAACACTATTGAGAATTCATATCAATTTTTAAGCTTTTAGGATTGTCAGAGCAACAGAGCTATTAGCTACTGAGGGCTATTTGCACTCATTTTTTGAACTATCGCAAATATTTATATTTATCGCAAGCTCAGGGAAGGCAAACATTGAAAGAGTTACTATTTGTCTTAAACACAGTCTTTGTTAGTTGGATATCGCTGTCGGCTGCGGTTGCACAGCCAATATCACGCGAATTGCCTCGGATGCAT
This window contains:
- a CDS encoding PepSY domain-containing protein encodes the protein MQNQPMKVKRIRNFVFQLHRYIGLFVGLIIVIVGLTGSFLVFRQEIDRVLVRSQFGEVVPQQLLISPTTLLTTVSTALRDRNLVLHSLSIPLTANAPYAVWVTSVDDKWTEVFINPYTGVISGTRQWENSLYDVVYRLHYQLLAGDIGLTVVGIVAFLLLLLCITGIILWSGWKKLINGFKIKWKAHPQRVSFDVHKVVGIVTALFLAMIAFTGFCWNFAAFTEPIIYVMTQTPQLAEPTSTPPTTQTLPVTLNEVLLKADAALPGAVTTNINLPSTPKGTFIISKKFPYEKSYGRSEVYLDQYTGEILRVRDSRALPLAEAILNAFTLVHYGTFGGWLTRFFYIFVGLSPTILMVTGFAMWWSKKIKLPPKHNYESSS